One Paraglaciecola mesophila genomic region harbors:
- a CDS encoding PepSY-associated TM helix domain-containing protein, giving the protein MSPATGYTLHSIPIRKYARRLHLWLGLSLGLLLVVICLSGAALVFYVEIDAWLHPVLERKQATTDTTWDNTLATLNTAYPDKNGAWRIEVNDSNRPISARYYTPSETRNEGFAPLMVWVSHDGNTVLRQGYWGHYLVTWLYDLHYTLLFGETGTVLIGYMGLAALIMLLSGLVAWWPKQGQWGKSIKFKARNSAVGRLYDWHKVLGLISFIPLSVLIITGVMLALPKETNFMLSQLLEPVQSAKKLVLEHPNSTDKNISIEQALLAARSAVTFHLSTYQGFNNQQTKLGLAWIQTPDNTGLSSRYFTFRFQTPSDPSTRFPNTFVKVDAQSAAVIDIFSTWDYGTANIIKGWLHALHDGSAGGIVLRVFWLLIGSAVLLLFLLGFMRWRIRTNRKLNPTQSKLTNS; this is encoded by the coding sequence TTGAGCCCAGCCACAGGTTACACATTGCATTCAATTCCCATTAGAAAATACGCCAGAAGACTCCATTTATGGTTAGGTTTGAGTTTAGGTCTGTTGCTCGTTGTGATCTGTTTATCTGGTGCTGCGCTGGTTTTTTATGTTGAAATCGATGCTTGGTTGCACCCTGTACTTGAGCGTAAACAAGCCACCACAGATACGACTTGGGATAACACTCTCGCCACGCTGAATACCGCCTACCCAGATAAAAATGGCGCTTGGCGAATAGAAGTAAATGATAGTAATAGGCCGATCTCAGCCCGTTATTACACCCCATCAGAAACACGAAATGAAGGGTTTGCCCCTTTAATGGTATGGGTTAGCCATGATGGAAACACAGTACTTCGCCAAGGTTATTGGGGCCATTATTTGGTCACTTGGTTATACGATTTACATTACACATTACTCTTTGGCGAAACTGGTACCGTGCTCATTGGTTATATGGGTTTGGCCGCCCTCATCATGCTGCTTAGCGGATTGGTGGCTTGGTGGCCGAAACAAGGGCAGTGGGGCAAATCTATTAAATTTAAAGCTCGAAACTCTGCTGTAGGGCGGCTTTACGATTGGCACAAAGTTCTAGGGTTAATAAGCTTTATTCCACTTTCTGTGCTGATAATAACTGGGGTAATGCTGGCTTTACCCAAAGAAACAAACTTCATGCTAAGCCAGTTACTTGAGCCCGTACAATCAGCTAAAAAACTCGTGCTTGAACACCCCAATTCAACGGATAAAAACATCAGTATTGAACAGGCGCTTTTAGCCGCCCGTAGCGCAGTAACTTTTCATTTAAGTACGTATCAAGGCTTTAACAATCAACAGACTAAGCTAGGCCTCGCTTGGATCCAAACGCCTGATAATACGGGGCTTTCCTCAAGATATTTTACCTTTAGGTTTCAAACGCCTAGTGATCCATCAACGCGTTTTCCCAACACATTTGTTAAAGTGGATGCACAATCGGCAGCGGTCATTGATATTTTTTCAACCTGGGATTATGGCACTGCAAACATCATTAAAGGCTGGTTGCATGCGCTGCATGATGGCAGTGCTGGTGGCATAGTACTACGCGTTTTCTGGCTGCTTATAGGCTCAGCTGTTTTGCTATTGTTCTTACTTGGGTTTATGCGCTGGCGAATACGTACTAATCGAAAACTAAATCCCACTCAATCAAAGCTGACTAACAGTTAA
- the ilvC gene encoding ketol-acid reductoisomerase: MANYFNTLSLRQQLDQIGRCRFMQRSEFSEGCNFLKGKKIVIVGCGAQGLNQGLNMRDSGLDVAYALRQAAIDEKRDSFQRASGNGFTVGTYKELIPSADLVYNLTPDKQHSSVVEAIMPLMKEGASLGYSHGFNIVEEGQQIRSDITVVMCAPKCPGTEVREEYKRGFGVPTLIAVHPENDPQQQGWDIAKALASATGGDRAGVLESSFVAEVKSDLMGEQTILCGMQQAAAVLGYEKMVADGIDPAYAGALIQFGLEAITEALKIGGVTNMMDRLSNPAKIKAFDLSEQLKEMLKPLFGKHQDDIISGEFSRTMMEDWANGDANLLKWREETGKTGFENAPEYNGKIDEQEFFDNGVFIVAMIKAGVELAFDVMVEAGILPESAYYESLHETPLISNTIARKRLYEMNVVISDTAEYGNYLFANAAIPLLADKLMPGIGTELIGKPFAATSNSVDNKTLVAVNKAIREHGVESVGDTLRGYMTDMKAIVEAV, encoded by the coding sequence ATGGCAAATTATTTCAATACATTATCTTTACGTCAGCAACTAGACCAAATTGGTCGTTGCCGATTCATGCAACGCAGCGAATTTTCAGAAGGCTGTAATTTCCTTAAAGGCAAAAAAATAGTCATCGTAGGTTGTGGCGCTCAAGGCTTAAACCAAGGCCTTAATATGCGAGATTCAGGTTTGGACGTTGCTTATGCGCTTCGTCAGGCCGCTATCGATGAAAAACGTGATTCATTCCAACGTGCAAGCGGGAATGGTTTCACAGTAGGCACTTACAAAGAACTCATTCCTAGTGCTGATTTAGTTTATAACTTAACGCCTGATAAACAACATTCAAGCGTAGTTGAAGCCATTATGCCCTTAATGAAAGAAGGCGCATCTCTTGGCTACTCTCACGGGTTTAATATCGTTGAAGAAGGTCAACAAATTCGTTCAGACATCACAGTTGTGATGTGCGCTCCTAAGTGCCCTGGTACTGAAGTACGCGAAGAGTATAAGCGTGGATTCGGTGTACCTACATTGATTGCTGTGCACCCTGAGAACGACCCTCAACAGCAAGGTTGGGATATTGCTAAAGCACTCGCAAGTGCAACCGGTGGCGACCGCGCTGGTGTTCTTGAGTCTTCATTTGTAGCAGAAGTTAAATCTGACTTAATGGGTGAGCAAACCATTCTTTGTGGCATGCAGCAAGCTGCTGCTGTGCTTGGTTATGAGAAAATGGTTGCCGATGGTATTGACCCAGCTTACGCAGGTGCTTTGATTCAGTTCGGCTTAGAAGCCATCACTGAAGCCCTTAAAATTGGTGGCGTGACCAACATGATGGACCGCCTATCAAACCCAGCAAAAATCAAAGCCTTTGATTTATCTGAACAGCTTAAAGAGATGTTAAAACCTTTGTTTGGCAAACATCAAGACGACATTATCAGTGGTGAGTTCTCTCGCACTATGATGGAAGATTGGGCCAATGGAGATGCTAACTTGTTGAAATGGCGTGAAGAAACCGGAAAAACTGGTTTTGAAAATGCGCCAGAGTATAACGGTAAAATTGATGAGCAAGAGTTCTTTGACAACGGCGTCTTCATCGTAGCCATGATCAAGGCAGGTGTTGAATTAGCATTTGACGTTATGGTTGAAGCTGGCATTTTACCTGAGTCTGCTTACTACGAGTCATTGCACGAAACACCGCTTATTTCTAACACTATCGCACGTAAGCGTTTGTACGAAATGAACGTGGTGATCTCTGACACAGCAGAATACGGAAACTACCTATTTGCTAACGCGGCCATTCCATTATTGGCTGATAAATTAATGCCAGGCATAGGCACTGAGTTAATTGGTAAGCCTTTCGCAGCAACAAGCAACAGTGTTGATAATAAAACGCTAGTCGCGGTTAACAAAGCGATTCGTGAGCACGGTGTTGAAAGCGTAGGTGATACATTACGTGGCTACATGACCGACATGAAAGCCATAGTTGAAGCGGTATAA
- a CDS encoding M20 family peptidase, which yields MKKIIMSFAILLLVLCGVLFFRANTFFSDNQYKVQTPLEPVLIEKQAVLKRFSNAIKIPTISYDDRTQFDADAFITFQQYLKDEFPLVHQHATLDVINQYSLLYHLKGSDSSLKPALFMGHMDVVPVDESTAGQWEQAPFSGKVVDGTIWGRGTIDDKISVIALMESMEMLIAKGIQPKRGIYFAFGHDEETGGKDGALKIAEHLAKQKIEFEFVLDEGGVVTQDMLPGVSSPVAIIGIAEKGFVNLRLTVNSAGGHSSQPPAHTAAGILAQAIVKVEAAPFATDMRFIQDTFKHIGFATDLATRLPMANLWLFSPIVESMMLDIPSSAASIRTSTAVTMLKGSSKSNILPTEAEAVVNFRILPGDTVDSVTQHIIKAIDDPRVKIEAFMANEASPVSSTESYGYQLIEQTIRRLDQDLLVAPYLVQGGTDASKFYGLSDNVYRFMMVKLTPNTMKRFHGVNEQISVEDYLRAIQFYYAMVRQAAQG from the coding sequence ATGAAAAAAATAATAATGAGTTTTGCCATTTTACTATTGGTGCTATGTGGAGTTTTATTTTTCCGCGCCAATACCTTTTTTAGCGATAACCAATACAAAGTGCAAACACCGCTGGAGCCCGTGCTGATAGAAAAGCAAGCAGTCCTTAAACGCTTTTCAAATGCGATTAAAATTCCAACTATTTCCTATGACGACCGTACTCAATTTGACGCAGATGCCTTTATTACGTTTCAACAGTATCTAAAAGACGAATTTCCTCTTGTACATCAACACGCAACGCTTGATGTCATCAACCAATATAGTTTGCTGTATCACCTCAAAGGCAGTGACTCTAGCTTAAAACCGGCCTTATTTATGGGCCATATGGACGTGGTGCCTGTGGACGAGTCAACCGCAGGACAGTGGGAGCAAGCCCCCTTTAGCGGTAAGGTAGTTGATGGCACTATTTGGGGTAGGGGCACCATAGATGACAAGATCAGCGTGATCGCCTTGATGGAATCCATGGAGATGTTAATAGCCAAAGGCATACAACCTAAGCGAGGCATTTATTTCGCCTTTGGTCATGACGAAGAAACCGGTGGTAAGGATGGTGCACTCAAAATTGCCGAGCATTTAGCCAAGCAAAAGATAGAATTTGAATTTGTGCTCGACGAAGGTGGGGTAGTCACCCAGGATATGCTGCCCGGTGTTTCATCCCCCGTGGCTATTATCGGTATTGCCGAAAAAGGCTTTGTTAATCTGCGCCTGACCGTCAACTCAGCAGGCGGACACTCATCTCAGCCGCCGGCACACACCGCCGCGGGTATTCTCGCTCAAGCCATTGTAAAAGTAGAAGCGGCACCATTTGCGACAGATATGCGTTTCATCCAAGACACATTTAAACACATTGGGTTTGCGACCGATTTAGCTACTCGGCTACCTATGGCTAATTTGTGGTTATTCTCACCCATAGTTGAAAGCATGATGCTCGATATCCCGAGTTCTGCAGCGAGCATTCGAACTTCCACGGCAGTTACCATGCTCAAAGGCAGTTCGAAATCGAATATTCTGCCCACCGAAGCTGAGGCTGTTGTTAATTTTAGGATATTGCCAGGGGATACTGTAGACAGCGTGACCCAACACATCATCAAAGCCATAGACGACCCAAGAGTGAAAATTGAAGCCTTTATGGCCAATGAAGCATCACCGGTTTCTTCCACTGAAAGCTACGGTTATCAATTAATTGAACAAACGATACGCAGATTAGATCAGGATTTATTAGTCGCACCTTACTTAGTGCAGGGCGGCACAGACGCATCCAAATTTTACGGCCTATCAGACAACGTATACCGCTTTATGATGGTTAAGCTGACTCCAAACACTATGAAGCGTTTTCATGGCGTGAACGAGCAGATATCAGTTGAAGATTACCTGAGGGCTATTCAATTTTACTACGCTATGGTCAGGCAGGCAGCCCAAGGCTAG
- a CDS encoding multidrug effflux MFS transporter, producing the protein MANAPFTNDAKVKPALGLAEFVALMALMTSLVALSIDAMLPALNQIALDLQITDPQDTHLIVSLFFIGMAFGQLYFGPVSDAKGRRFTIITGLIIFGLGTIVCMFAESLTVLLIGRVIQAFGVSGPRIAALAVIRDQYKGEAMARVMSFIMMVFILVPMLAPSFGQAVLFWFSWQHIFSSFLVIGFLTGIWYFTRQPETLPKDKRIPFSWKQLSISSRYILSNKMVMFYTLAMGFVFGSFLAYISASQTVFQVIYDTGELFPLYFALLAFSIGFASFINGTLVMRLGMRKLCTWAIFGWLGFTTILLMMCLVYDGLPPLNALVSILFAAFFCIGILFGNLNSMAMQPLGDTAGLGAAIIGSLSSMVSVPVAVFVGSFIDEVMTPIAIGFVGFGIITFLFFWFAERTITKV; encoded by the coding sequence ATGGCCAACGCCCCTTTTACCAATGATGCCAAGGTTAAACCCGCTCTAGGGTTAGCCGAATTTGTGGCTCTGATGGCGTTGATGACTTCTTTAGTGGCGCTAAGTATTGATGCTATGTTGCCAGCGTTGAATCAAATTGCGTTAGATTTGCAGATCACTGATCCGCAAGACACGCATTTGATTGTGTCACTGTTCTTCATTGGGATGGCGTTCGGGCAGCTGTATTTTGGCCCAGTATCTGATGCGAAAGGACGCCGATTCACTATTATTACCGGTTTAATTATTTTTGGCTTAGGCACCATTGTGTGTATGTTTGCGGAATCTTTGACTGTGTTACTGATTGGTCGAGTTATTCAAGCCTTTGGGGTATCAGGGCCTCGAATCGCAGCTTTAGCGGTCATACGTGATCAGTACAAAGGTGAGGCCATGGCGCGGGTGATGTCCTTTATTATGATGGTGTTTATTCTGGTGCCTATGTTGGCGCCTAGCTTTGGTCAGGCTGTTTTATTTTGGTTTTCTTGGCAGCATATATTTTCATCATTCTTGGTGATCGGTTTTCTTACCGGTATTTGGTACTTTACCCGACAGCCAGAAACTTTACCTAAAGATAAGCGTATTCCCTTTAGCTGGAAGCAACTTTCTATTTCTAGCCGCTATATCTTAAGTAACAAAATGGTGATGTTTTACACCTTGGCCATGGGCTTTGTTTTTGGCAGCTTTTTGGCTTACATCAGCGCGTCGCAAACGGTGTTTCAGGTAATATACGATACGGGGGAGTTGTTTCCTTTGTATTTTGCGTTATTGGCATTCTCGATTGGTTTTGCTTCGTTTATAAACGGAACGCTTGTGATGCGCTTGGGAATGCGCAAGCTTTGCACTTGGGCTATCTTCGGCTGGTTGGGCTTTACGACGATACTGCTGATGATGTGTTTGGTATACGATGGGCTCCCTCCCCTTAATGCATTAGTAAGTATTCTATTCGCTGCCTTTTTCTGTATAGGCATTTTGTTTGGAAATCTTAATTCTATGGCTATGCAGCCACTGGGAGACACCGCTGGGCTTGGCGCGGCTATCATTGGCTCTTTGAGCAGTATGGTCTCGGTTCCGGTCGCTGTGTTTGTGGGTAGTTTTATTGATGAAGTTATGACACCTATTGCCATCGGGTTTGTAGGTTTTGGTATTATCACCTTTCTATTCTTTTGGTTTGCAGAGCGAACGATCACAAAAGTCTAA
- a CDS encoding trimeric intracellular cation channel family protein — protein MSTWLHWIDLMGVAVFAVSGTLMAYKKHMDGFGVVVLASVTAIGGGTLRDIILDLPVFWVQDHSFFFAILGAAFCTIIWLRISHRFPLRYLQVADAIGLAFFNVMGLQKALSYGASPFIAIALGTMTGVFGGLIRDVICREIPLVLKGELYATACIIGGACYIAAFYMGLSTYSCMIIGFVITLTTRLAAMKWHWHLPVFNPEHMD, from the coding sequence ATGAGTACCTGGTTACATTGGATTGATTTGATGGGCGTAGCGGTGTTTGCCGTATCGGGCACCTTGATGGCCTATAAAAAACACATGGATGGCTTTGGTGTAGTCGTTCTAGCCTCAGTGACAGCTATCGGCGGCGGTACCCTTCGCGACATCATTTTAGATCTCCCAGTATTTTGGGTACAAGATCATAGCTTCTTTTTTGCCATTCTTGGCGCGGCATTTTGCACCATTATTTGGCTGCGCATTAGCCATCGTTTTCCCCTGCGCTACCTGCAAGTCGCCGATGCTATCGGTTTAGCCTTTTTTAACGTTATGGGCTTACAAAAAGCCCTGAGTTATGGCGCTTCCCCTTTTATCGCAATCGCCTTAGGCACCATGACAGGAGTGTTTGGCGGCCTTATTCGTGATGTTATCTGTCGTGAAATACCTTTAGTGTTAAAAGGAGAGTTGTACGCCACCGCTTGTATTATTGGTGGGGCCTGTTATATAGCTGCATTTTATATGGGGTTATCAACCTATAGCTGCATGATCATAGGCTTTGTCATCACACTCACCACGCGTTTAGCCGCGATGAAATGGCACTGGCATTTGCCTGTTTTCAATCCAGAACATATGGATTGA
- a CDS encoding YifB family Mg chelatase-like AAA ATPase, protein MSLAVVLSRASVGIDAPLITVEVHLANGLPCFNLVGLPEASVREAKDRVRSALINSGFEFPARRITVNLAPADLPKEGGRFDLAIAIGIIAASGQLKGINLNTIELVGELALSGEIRPIKGALPFAYACSKEGRTAILPMENAGEAALIKGAKIVPASQLLDVFHHLGKQNTLPLFASKNISQDAEYEVDLQDVVGQSSAKRALEIAAVGGHNLLFTGPPGTGKTMLASRLITILPPMTDEEALASAAIHSIVGKPVNPQTWKQRAFRHPHHTSSAVALVGGGSVPRPGEISLAHHGVLFLDELPEFDRKVLDVLREPLESGSVSISRAARQAQFPAQFQLVAAMNPSPTGSLSDGRCTADQILRYLNRISGPFLDRIDLQVDVPKLNGNEFSEQVKTRGSSSKEIRERVVFARNIALKRNHKPNTMLGSKEVQEYCQLSAKDQRFLQNAVEKLGLSLRTYHRVLKVSRTIADLANQPQITRQHLAEALNYRAFDRMLAQLAYN, encoded by the coding sequence ATGTCATTAGCGGTAGTATTATCACGAGCCAGTGTCGGCATTGATGCCCCCCTTATTACCGTTGAAGTACACTTAGCGAATGGGCTTCCTTGTTTCAACTTGGTAGGCTTACCGGAAGCCTCAGTGCGTGAAGCAAAAGATCGGGTGCGCAGCGCCTTAATAAACTCAGGCTTTGAATTTCCCGCGCGGCGTATTACTGTCAATCTCGCACCTGCTGATTTACCTAAAGAAGGAGGCCGATTCGACCTCGCTATCGCGATAGGTATCATCGCCGCCAGTGGTCAGCTTAAAGGAATAAATTTAAACACAATAGAGCTAGTGGGAGAGCTGGCGCTATCCGGTGAAATTCGCCCCATAAAGGGCGCGCTGCCGTTTGCTTACGCGTGCTCTAAGGAAGGCCGCACCGCCATACTACCGATGGAAAATGCCGGTGAAGCTGCGCTGATAAAAGGCGCGAAAATCGTTCCTGCTTCTCAACTACTCGATGTATTTCACCATCTAGGTAAGCAAAACACCTTACCGCTATTTGCCTCCAAGAACATCTCTCAAGACGCCGAGTATGAAGTGGATTTGCAAGACGTAGTTGGACAAAGCTCAGCCAAGCGAGCATTAGAAATTGCCGCAGTAGGGGGGCATAATTTGCTTTTCACTGGCCCGCCAGGTACAGGTAAAACCATGCTAGCCAGTCGCTTAATCACCATCTTACCGCCTATGACAGATGAAGAAGCGCTGGCCAGCGCCGCGATTCACTCCATAGTAGGTAAACCTGTTAACCCACAAACTTGGAAACAGCGCGCTTTTCGTCACCCTCATCACACCAGCTCAGCCGTGGCGCTAGTCGGCGGGGGCAGCGTACCACGACCTGGAGAAATATCCCTCGCTCACCACGGGGTGCTATTTCTCGATGAATTACCGGAATTTGACCGTAAGGTACTGGATGTACTTCGCGAGCCGCTGGAATCTGGCTCTGTATCGATTTCACGAGCCGCAAGGCAAGCGCAATTTCCCGCGCAATTTCAATTAGTCGCAGCGATGAATCCAAGTCCAACAGGCAGCTTAAGCGACGGGCGCTGCACTGCTGATCAAATACTGCGTTATCTCAATCGTATTTCGGGGCCATTTTTAGATCGTATTGATTTACAAGTTGATGTTCCTAAACTCAACGGCAACGAATTCTCAGAACAAGTAAAAACACGGGGCAGTTCCAGCAAGGAAATTAGAGAACGAGTAGTGTTTGCGCGTAATATTGCCCTAAAACGCAACCACAAACCCAACACTATGCTAGGCAGTAAAGAGGTGCAGGAGTACTGCCAACTTTCAGCTAAGGACCAACGTTTTTTGCAAAACGCGGTAGAAAAACTCGGCTTATCTCTGCGCACCTACCATAGAGTGCTAAAGGTATCTCGGACCATAGCAGATCTTGCTAACCAACCCCAAATCACCCGTCAGCATTTAGCTGAAGCGCTAAATTATCGGGCGTTTGACCGTATGTTGGCGCAACTTGCTTACAATTAA
- a CDS encoding DMT family transporter, whose protein sequence is MSNPVLFSIVSLIWGTTWIAITFQLGELDPILSVAIRFSLAAVILGGYCIFKGLSLRLPTHLHIKMATAGLCLYGLEYSFLYLSQQYVISALVAVMSSGMIYINVVLRRVFLKKPIRLEVVLGGAFGMLGMGLIFYPEFSHVQADTVLAFGIALALASFLFAGVGNVISERILDYGTPVIQMNFWAMSYGALGIFSFAIMTDVEWILPTRWQFYLALIYLTVFGSVIAFGAYMKLIRQMGSDKTTYVALVYPIVALCASTLFEGYQWYLASVLGVLLVIIGNAIAMGKLSLKYLGNSA, encoded by the coding sequence TTGTCTAACCCTGTGTTATTTTCCATTGTTTCCTTGATTTGGGGTACTACCTGGATTGCCATCACCTTTCAGTTGGGGGAGCTCGACCCTATTCTGTCTGTGGCTATACGGTTTTCGTTGGCTGCTGTTATTTTAGGTGGCTATTGCATATTTAAAGGCTTGTCGCTGCGGTTGCCTACACACCTGCATATTAAGATGGCGACAGCTGGATTATGTCTATACGGCTTGGAATATAGCTTTTTGTATTTGAGCCAGCAATATGTGATTAGCGCGCTGGTGGCTGTGATGAGTTCTGGCATGATCTACATCAATGTGGTGCTGCGTCGCGTTTTTCTGAAAAAGCCTATTCGTTTAGAGGTGGTCTTGGGCGGAGCATTTGGTATGTTGGGAATGGGACTTATATTTTATCCTGAGTTTTCCCACGTTCAGGCAGATACGGTCCTGGCTTTTGGCATCGCGCTGGCATTGGCCTCTTTCCTATTTGCGGGGGTTGGCAATGTCATTTCAGAGCGGATACTTGATTACGGTACGCCGGTGATTCAAATGAATTTCTGGGCGATGAGTTACGGCGCACTAGGCATTTTCAGTTTTGCTATTATGACGGATGTTGAGTGGATACTCCCTACCCGCTGGCAATTCTACTTAGCCCTAATCTATCTCACTGTTTTCGGCTCAGTTATCGCTTTTGGCGCATATATGAAGCTTATTCGGCAAATGGGTTCAGATAAAACCACTTACGTCGCTTTGGTTTACCCTATTGTCGCATTGTGCGCCTCTACCCTTTTTGAGGGGTATCAATGGTACCTAGCATCTGTACTGGGTGTATTGCTGGTCATTATTGGTAACGCAATCGCCATGGGTAAATTGTCTTTAAAGTATTTGGGGAACAGCGCGTAA
- a CDS encoding OmpA family protein, whose translation MYKKLIVGVALSGLVLSGCASNSMGNASNTQKGAGIGAIVGALIGKGTGDNDKSRYVWGAAVGALAGSAIGNYMDRQEEEFREELADSGVEVYREGDVLRLYMPGSITFSSGNASVDSSFFPVLKDVALVINKYEKTTLMVEGHTDNTGADDMNQRLSEARANSVKNYLVQNGVDNRRVSTLGMGEYTPIADNTTQAGRQKNRRVELKIIPMSKN comes from the coding sequence ATGTACAAGAAACTGATTGTTGGTGTAGCGTTATCGGGGTTAGTACTGAGTGGTTGCGCATCGAATTCTATGGGCAATGCTTCGAATACTCAAAAGGGCGCTGGTATTGGGGCAATCGTCGGCGCGCTCATTGGTAAAGGTACGGGTGACAATGACAAGAGCCGCTACGTATGGGGCGCTGCAGTTGGCGCATTAGCGGGCTCTGCCATTGGTAATTACATGGACAGGCAAGAAGAAGAGTTTCGTGAAGAGTTAGCTGATAGTGGCGTTGAAGTGTATCGAGAAGGGGATGTTTTACGCTTATACATGCCTGGCAGCATTACGTTTAGTTCAGGCAACGCTTCGGTTGATAGTAGCTTTTTTCCGGTGCTAAAAGACGTGGCTTTGGTGATCAACAAGTATGAAAAAACTACATTAATGGTAGAAGGACATACAGACAATACGGGCGCAGATGATATGAATCAGCGTTTATCAGAAGCCAGAGCAAATAGTGTGAAAAATTATTTAGTACAAAATGGCGTTGATAACAGACGGGTTTCTACATTAGGTATGGGGGAGTACACGCCGATAGCTGATAATACCACCCAAGCTGGTCGTCAGAAAAATCGCAGAGTTGAGCTGAAAATTATTCCAATGAGTAAGAATTAA
- the ilvY gene encoding HTH-type transcriptional activator IlvY → MDIRSLELFQHLASSLHFSKTAEALFVSPSTLSRVIQRLEEDCGTPLFVRDNRKVKLTAAGAKLLRFSQQTLSEWKKVKWELQQDHEQIQGELSLYCSVTASQSHLPQLLDSFRHQYPQVEIKLNTGDPALSASKVMKQEVDAAIAIHTPDFPSDLTFLPLGEVPLLLIAPKETQLTRLSQVDWREHSVILPDSGPSKRIVHHWFAEQGIRPRVYATVAGNEAIVSMVALGCGLGIVPEIVLDNSTISQRVNRIRLDDIEPYQIGLCCISKRQREPAIQALFNC, encoded by the coding sequence ATGGATATTCGTAGCTTGGAATTGTTCCAACATTTGGCCAGTAGTTTACACTTCAGCAAAACCGCTGAAGCCTTATTCGTCAGCCCTTCGACCCTAAGCCGCGTCATTCAGCGTCTAGAAGAAGACTGTGGAACGCCTTTGTTTGTAAGGGATAATCGTAAAGTCAAATTGACTGCTGCTGGGGCAAAGCTATTGCGTTTTTCTCAGCAAACCTTGTCTGAATGGAAAAAAGTAAAATGGGAGCTGCAACAAGATCATGAGCAGATACAAGGGGAATTGAGTTTGTATTGTTCAGTGACCGCTAGTCAAAGCCACCTGCCCCAACTACTCGATAGCTTTCGCCATCAATACCCGCAGGTAGAAATTAAACTGAATACGGGTGACCCTGCGCTTTCTGCTAGCAAGGTGATGAAGCAGGAAGTGGATGCGGCGATAGCCATTCATACCCCTGACTTTCCCTCAGATTTGACGTTTTTACCCCTTGGTGAGGTACCGCTGCTGCTTATTGCACCGAAAGAAACTCAACTAACACGATTAAGCCAAGTGGATTGGCGGGAGCATTCAGTTATTCTTCCTGATTCAGGACCATCGAAACGGATAGTGCATCACTGGTTTGCTGAGCAGGGTATTCGCCCGCGTGTTTATGCCACGGTTGCGGGTAACGAAGCAATCGTAAGTATGGTGGCATTGGGCTGTGGCCTGGGCATAGTGCCGGAAATTGTGCTGGATAATTCGACAATCAGTCAACGAGTCAATCGTATTCGCCTAGATGATATCGAGCCCTATCAAATTGGACTTTGTTGTATTAGCAAACGGCAAAGGGAGCCTGCTATTCAAGCGCTATTTAACTGTTAG